GGAAGTGTTAGCCGCAcgggccaacatgctaataaaGGTACAGGAAGTGTTAGCCGCACGGGCCAACATGCTAGTAAAGATACAGGAAGTGTTAGCCGCAcgggccaacatgctaataaaGGTACAGGAAGTGTTAGCCGCAcgggccaacatgctaataaaCGCATAGAGGTGCAAGATGCCGAGTAAGAAGACTATTTGTTTGGAGCAGGATGCTGACTCACCAACTCCATGTTTGTCCACCAGCTTCTTCAGGAGTTCCAGCTCCTCGTCATCAAAAGTACCTTTCTTGGTTCCCTCCTTCAGACAGTCTTtgtacctgcacacacacacaaggttaATCCATCAAGTCCCGAATAACATCTTGGTCCTGGTCTACCTCACCGGTCTCTGCAGGCGCTGTCAGTGCGTCCAGGAACCTCCAAGCGGATCTTCCACCAGCTTTTCTCTCCGTGACGTGCGACGGCTCGCAGGAGCATCTGTAACGGAGTTACAGAAGTTTCAGGAAGGAACATCAGCGTGTGCTTGGCCCCTCCAAGTCATCTGACCTGGTCTTCCTCCTTGGACCAGGGTCCTTTCTTCAGACTGGGGTCCAGAACCTGACACCACCTGTAGATGAGCTGGGGCGTGTCCCTGCCCTCCATGAAGTAACTGACTGAGGGACAGGAAGAGGCGTGTCACCAACACACGTGGGACACGTCCACCTGGCTCATCCTTACTCTGCGTGTATGGGATGAAGTTCCCGATCCTCATCTTGTCCACCAGCTCCCGTAACTTCTGGTCTTCACTCTCGGTCCACGTCCGGCGCTTCAAAGAGTCCGATATGAACCTCTGGAAGGTCTGAAGGCACATGAAGGCAGTCCGACCCGTCTGGTGGACCCACAAGACACCGTGAGAACATGTGGACTACCACCAGCACCAACACCCCTGCCCCCGCCCTTACCCCCAGCTCCGCAGCAATGAGGTCCCAGTGTCTCTCCTCGTGTCTCCTACTGATCTCCTTCAGCTTCTGCACTTCCTCCGCGCTCCAGCGGCTCTTGTTGACGGACGGGTGAAGGAAGTTCTGCCAGAAGAGACAAATGTCCTCCGCCTCCCTCAGTCCTTCAAACTGGGCGGGAGAGGAGCGTCTCAACGTGGGTAGACAACCTTTGGCGACAGCTGTCACTGACACTCACGTCAATGTTGGCGATCTTCTGCCAGTCGTGGTCCTCAAACTGTTCACCAATCAGATCCTTTGCCTTCTTTgctctgaccaatcacagcgcaccaGTGAGCCTTCAATGcatacgtgcacacacacacgtgcacacgtgcacacacacacacacacacacacacctgagggATTCAATTTCCTTCTCCAGACTTTCAATGGTCGATCTGAGCTGATGTCCACTGGACTCGTCTGCAGAGGACAACTTCTGACTTAGGTAGTCCACCCTGAGACACACCAGGAGAAGGTGACCACAGACAAGAGGACAGCAGCTGgacaagaagagaagaagaagacctgGAGAGTTTAGGCTGGATGAGTCTCCTCAGACTGTCTCGGGACACGGCGTCGATCAACAACGCCTTCTGCCAACTCCCCCCTGAAGACAGGCACAGGACACTCAGAGGACACGTGGAGGACATGAAGATGTTGTGGTCATCATGGTGGTCCTCACATCGTTTGACTTTAATCTTGTTGTAGTCCAGGCAACCCTTCATCTTCACCATCTTCTCCTGTGTCTCCTGGTTGGCGGGAGGACCCTGAGCACAGACAGACTAGGCGTCTGATTGGTGGACACCACACCCGGCGGCGAAGGACACGTGGACCTCACCAGTCCTGTCAGTTTGTCCTTGAAGTACGGTTTCAGGAAGTGGCCCAGGAACAAGGTCGTGGGTTTGGGGTACGACGAGGAGGCGGGATCTTCTCTTGAAGTCTCCCTCATTGGTCCAGACAACTGAGACAAAATGTCCttctgcgcacacacacacacacacacacaatgttggACCAGTGGTGCGTTATTTGTGTCTTGTGTAGAGATTGCTGTGTGTGTCGTGACCTGTTGTCTCAGGTTGTGTGTCATGAGCATATCCAACTGTTGGAGCTTCTCCTGAAGGACCTGCTGGTACACCAAGTTCATCTGAAGACACAAGTCCACTGACGGGGACAGGCccagctgacacacacacacacacacacacagttagcaGTTGCAGGACACGTGTAGGGAACACGGAGAACTCACCTCACtgtcactgctgctgctgtcatcatctaacacacacacacacacacacacagagctgatcacaaggtcacatgacaggaagaggGCGTGTCCACGTGGACAGACAGCAGGTACCTGACACAACAACAGAACTGTGCGGTCCCAGAAAGTTCTCCAGGTTCTGGATCTCACTTTGGATCTTGTCTCTCTGAGCCAGCAGACCTGAAGTCTCCtgtgcacgcacacgcacgcgcacgcacattcatacatacGTTTATTGTGTCTTCTCTCCAAATGAAAGTTGCAATGTGAAGGTGAATTGATGAGGACGGAGATGTAGGTGACCATGTTGGTAACCATGGTAAGAGAACATGCTAGCAGGTGAGTGTTCAATACCTGGCCCGCCTCCTCGTCAGAGTCCCCATTAGACTGGTCATCTAGTCAAACACACAGCACGTCACATCGTCTTATTGTTATTCAGCACCGACGAGGaaggaaataaacacaactCAACCTGTGTCGCTGCTCAGAAGATCCAGCTCCGTCTCGGTGGCACACAGACTTCTTTCCAAGTCTTCCACTTGCTGCCGGATCCTGTCTCTCTGCTCGCTGAGGTTCATGACTCCACTCACGCAATCCGGCAGATGTGGAATGTTCCAGAAAGCAGAAAAACACAATCGACATTTAGCCGACAAGGGCGGGCATTGGGCGGGAAAAGGAACCTCGGACACCTGCTGTGGTGTTTGCTGCGGTCTGAGGCATATTATTACCCAGCCGACGAGCAGAGGAGAGCGGACAGAGTTCGCTAATTTTACCGATGTACCGTCAACCACCACACCCAAATAACAAAGAGGTTCGCCCAAAGACTCAGAAAGACGAAACAAATGCGAACAGTCCGCCCTCCATTTTCTTCCCCCTCTTCACTTCCGATCCGATCGAAACCTACTTCCGGATATATAGAAAATTAAACAACACCTTCAATAGACGCCAAATTATGtcatacagatttttttaaatatcaaacaATAGCGGGTTAtgttcatatgttttttttgctctcaATTGCCGGTTTTCCTAGCCATACACACTCTTATAGTAGGGGCCATATGCTCCTCCCTAAGGAGTGCCGCTATAAACAGTCCCCTTGCAACAGCAACCGTAAGAAAAACAACGTTCCACCAAAAAGTAAATGTATGATGGAACGTTACAATAGTATTAGTACACAGTATTTCAGTTGAACAGTTTCACTCAGCTACAAATGTACATGGTCATGCATGAAATCAAGTGTCAGGCATTGTGGAAATAACGCTTGTAACACGCCCATTGGCATTCTTACGCCCAATCAGTATGAATACACGCTTGGGTAAGTCCTTCATCGTCCAGCACGGTTTGGGCCCCATAACCAATTTTCAGCCGGACTGTACGCACTTCCTTAAACATTACTACATTTGACATCTTCCATTTGCAACAATCTTTGAACTGTGATAATGATATAATTTATCATGCAGTCATGATTATAGCCTACAGCTAACAAGAGGTGATTCAGAAAAAGTACCATATTTCAAAAGGCGATAAGAAATAACAACGATGTCACCAGAAGAAAAACTTTATTGTCTGCTAAAAGATTGAAAAGATTGGCCACAGGTGGTGATGTCATCGGGGGAGGAGTCTAGCGCCGACGGTAAAGAATGTCCCAGGAGTTTCTCCACTTCAGCGCACGCAGCTGATTGGCCGACAGCTCGGGACTCCCAAAGGTCAAAGGGCGGAAGAGGTAATAGCAGAGGAGGACGCACGCCAAGGccgcgcacgcacacgcacgcaacACGTGGCGATGCGTGTCCTTGCTGAAAAGTCAGTGGTGATCACATGACCACACGCTTGCATGAGTTCTATGACGCAGACGACCCCAGCGGGACATGGACATGACGGACGTACCTGagcaggtgtgtgtgcgtgtgctccAGCAGGGCGGCGCTCAGCAGGTGCAGGAAGACCAGAGCGGGCAGGTAATGGTAGAGGAAGAGGCTCTTGTCCATCAACACAAACGGAACAAAGTTGACCAACCAGCCGCCAACACACACCTGACCTAATGACACAAACCTCTCCCACGCAGCTACACacgcacgtgcacgcacacacacacgcacacacacgcacgcacacacacacacgcacgcacacagtGTTTAGCCTGCATGGACATGTTGTGTGTTGACGTTGGCGTGTTTACCATCAGGTATGTCTCTGatgccccgcctcctcctcagCAGGTAGACGGCTGCCAGCATGTGATAGGCCAGCAAGCTGAGGTTGGCCACGCCCCACGATACCGGATTACCAATCAGATGGATCTGAGCCTGGCACGCAGCACACCAACAAGGAATGGCTGACATGGACCCGCGTAcaagtacgtgtgtgtgtgtctcacattGGTGGAGGGATGCAGCCAGTATGCAATGTTGGTTTCCATGGTGATCCACTCCAAAGGGGTGGAGCTATATTTGTGCTCAGAGTCCTCCTGTTTCACCATCAGCATCCTCCACTGGAGCGACATCACAACACCGCCTTCAACGTCCGGCCTTTCCACCACGCCACACTCTGATTGGACGCCAACACACCTGCACCTCCACAAACTTGGCCCAGAAGGAGATCTTCCTGTCCACGTCAATGTGGGTGGGAGAATGAAGCTCCGCCTCCCTGTCCTTCTGCTCCTCACCTGCACGCCATAAGAGCAGAGAAGGTTGGCCGGTTCCTTGCAGATGGAGACCCTATCTAAGGATCCTACTGGTTCCATATCGATGCTCCTCCACCGTCCACGTCACACTGCTGCTGGGACCTTTCAGCATCTTCTCTGCGACCACCTCCATCTGACGGAAACCCCAGTCTGGAAGCGACGTGCCACTCAGctgacgcacgcacacacacacacacacacacacacacacacacacacagctgagcATCCAGCACAGGAAGTGGCTTGTTCCACCACTTCCTGTAAGCACCTTCAGGACAGCAGAGGTGTTGACGTGGACCAGTCGAACTTCTGACAGGATGGTCTTCCAAACCTCAGACTCCGCCTCCCTGTTGACGATATCCTGAAAGAGACACGGCCGTCACAAGGTGGACTTCCTGTCCAGGAGAAGACAAGGTCATGTGACTAACCACCCTCCACAGGTTCTGGGCCGGCATGGAGACGTTGAAGTCGATGTACCCGGACACTTCCTGGGCGTGGGGGCTCACGGGCGCCGCCACGTCATGGCTGTCGCACACACAGGAGCTAAGGTCTCCCTGGAGGCGGAGTCACACAAAAAGGTCACGTGATTACCTGTTGAGGAACCGCGAGGTCATCCCATGGAACAGCTGGACGATGTCGCCGTGACGGACCGCACGGGGAGGACTGGCCGCCACCAGGTCCGCTCTGAGACACACAGGGAAGAGGTCAGAATGAGGACACGCCCCCCGAGCCCGCCCCGCCCGACCACACCCGCTACCTGTCCGGGTTTTTGACGATCCACCAGTTGTTGACGTCTTTGAAGGGGTAACACGTGACCTGCTGCTGGTGAGAGCTGCCCCGCCCACTCTCGTACCTGGAGGAAGGCACGGTCACTGACACGTCACCTGATTGGCTGCCAGGCCAGACGCCCGCACCTGATTGGATAGTTGGCTTTGTGAGAGTGGAGCCAGCAGGGGATGGGCTGGGAGGCGGAGCTTCTCAGAGTCACCTGACTGCCATAAGCAACCTCCAGAGGTTGACCCCGCGTGATCCGGGAGAGCCCGCCCTGCCCatgtgtcaatcaatcaatcaatccatcaactgctgtgtgtgtgtgtgtgtgtgtgtacctccaGGCTGGCCTGGAAGGCGGGGCTCATCAATTGGTCATGTGGTCCACTGCGGTGTAGAAGACTCAGGTGGACGTAGAACCAGAAGACATAGAGCAGAACAGGgaccacacacagacacacaccacgacacacacactggacaaacacacacagctacACACACGCAGAGCAGGGTGAAAGGTCACGTTGGTGCGTGTGTGATTCTTAGTGTGGACGTGTACACTCACAGCGCTCACAGTCCTGTCTCCAATCAGCTTCCAGGTGTGCAAAGAGGCCACGCCCACAAGCAGCAGGTAGGAGAACACACCCATATACTTCACCctgaatacacacacatatacagtatatatgcagtatacatacagtatatataccgtatatacgcagtacatatacagtatatataccgtatatacacagtacatatacagtatatataccgtatatacacagtacatatactacagtatatatacagcatgtgtgtgtgtgttcctgacCCGACAGCAGCAGAGCAGGAGGTTCCAGAGAGGAGGAGCCAACAGTACCTGACGGACGAGCTGCCAGCGACAACACAGGTCACAACATGGCCTCCCAgcggggtcagaggtcaggcTCACCTGGTGGGGGCGTTGTGGAAGCGCAGGTAGGAGAAGAAGGCCAACATGATGAAGAAGATGACCACAGACTCCAGCAACATGAAGCGCGATTGAACGATCAGACCGTTGTCTGCACGCAACAAAGCACCGTCACTTCACAATCCCCGCTTCGTCTTGGTGGACAcgtgtgtgcacgcgtgtgcacgcgtgtgcacgcgtgtgcacgcgtgtgcagacacgtgtgtgcacgcgtgtgcacgcgtgtgtgcgtgttcatACCCAATAACAGCAGCAGTGACGCTCCCAGCGCTGACACGTGAGAGAAGCCCAACTCCACGAGCACACAATATCCCAAAggaacacacaatgcaccgcaCACTGCCGGGAACAGGCGCAGACTCCACACGctcacactgcagggatactctgggacacaaaacaaacatactcagactgcagggatactctgggacacaaaacaaacatactcagactgcagggatactctgggacacaaaacaaacatactcacactgcagggatactctgggacacaaaacaaacatactcacactgcagggatactctgggacacaaaacaaacatactcacactgcagggatactctgggacacaaaacaaacatactcacactgcagggatactctgggacacaaaacatactcacactgcagggatactctgggacacaaaacaaacatactcagactgcagggatactctgggacacaaaacaaacatactcacactgcagggatactctgggacacaaaacaaacatactcacactgcagggatactctgggacacaaaacaaacatactcacactgcagggatactctgggacacaaaacatactcacactgcagggatactctgggacacaaaacaaacatactcagactgcagggatactctgggacacaaaacaaacatactcagactgcagggatactctgggacacaaaacaaacatactcacactgcagggatactccttgacacaaaacaaacatactcagactgcagggatactccttgacacaaaacaaacatactcacactgcagggatactctgggacacaaaacatactcacactgcagggatactctgggacacaaaacaaacatactcacactgcagggatactctgggacacaaaacaaacatactcagactgcagggatactctgggacacaaaacaaacatactcacactgcagggatactctgggacacaaaacatactcacactgcagggatactctgggacacaaaacaaacatactcagactgcagggatactctgggacacaaaacaaacatactcagactgcagggatactctgggacacaaaacaaacatactcacactgcagggatactccttgacacaaaacaaacatactcagactgcagggatactccttgacacaaaacaaacatactcagactgcagggatactccttgacacaaaacaaacatactcacactgcagggatactctgggacacaaaacatactcacactgcagggatactctgggacacaaaacaaacatactcacactgcagggatactctgggacacaaaacaaacatactcacactgcagggatactctgggacacaaaacatactcacactgcagggatactctgggacacaaaacaaacatactcagactgcagggatactctgggacacaaaacaaacatactcagactgcagggatactctgggacacaaaacaaacatactcacactgcagggatactccttgacacaaaacaaacatactcagactgcagggatactccttgacacaaaacaaacatactcagactgcagggatactctgggacacaaaacaaacatactcacactgcagggatactccttgacacaaaacaaacatactcagactgcagggatactccttgacacaaaacaaacatactcagactgcagggatactccttgacacaaaacaaacatactcacactgcagggatactctgggacacaaaacatactcacactgcagggatactctgggacacaaaacaaacatactcacactgcagggatactctgggacacaaaacaaacatactcacactgcagggatactctgggacacaaaacatactcacactgcagggatactctgggacacaaaacaaacatactcagactgcagggatactctgggacacaaaacaaacatactcagactgcagggatactctgggacacaaaacaaacatactcacactgcagggatactccttgacacaaaacaaacatactcagactgcagggatactccttgacacaaaacaaacatactcagactgcagggatactccttgacacaaaacaaacatactcacactgcagggatactctgggacacaaaacatactcacactgcagggatactctgggacacaaaacaaacatactcacactgcagggatactctgggacacaaaacaaacatactcacactgcagggatactctgggacacaaaacatactcacactgcagggatactctgggacacaaaacaaacatactcagactgcagggatactctgggacacaaaacaaacatactcagactgcagggatactctgggacacaaaacaaacatactcacactgcagggatactccttgacacaaaacaaacatactcagactgcagggatactccttgacacaaaacaaacatactcagactgcagggatactctgggacacaaaacaaacatactcacactgcagggatactccttgacacaaaacaaacatactcagactgcagggatactccttgacacaaaacaaacatactcagactgcagggatactccttgacacaaaacaaacatactcacactgcagggatactctgggacacaaaacatactcacactgcagggatactctgggacacaaaacaaacatactcacactgcagggatactctgggacacaaaacaaacatactcacactgcagggatactctgggacacaaaacatactcacactgcagggatactctgggacacaaaacaaacatactcagactgcagggatactctgggacacaaaacaaacatactcagactgcagggatactctgggacacaaaacaaacatactcacactgcagggatactccttgacacaaaacaaacatactcagactgcagggatactccttgacacaaaacaaacatactcagactgcagggatactctgggacacaaaacaaacatactcacactgcagggatactccttgacacaaaacaaacatggctaCAATGTAGTGTAGACTGTGCAATGGTAAAAATGAAATCTACCTGCTCCAATTCTGTTCCACATGAAATTTCCATCAAATCCTCCCAAGTATgctgcaagcacacacacacacacacacacacacacacacaggactgaTGATTGCAAAAAGAGCAGTGGTCAAACTGTAGACATGTGTTGCatggttgtcatggtaaccGACCACCGAAGGCCAGAATCATGTGACCCAGTGCTGGTCCGCTGTCATCAATGAAGAAGATTCTCTTCATGTAGAGAGACACAAACTGTCCATAGTAGACCTCGTCAAacctacacgcacacacacacgcagttgAGACCTAAGTTAATCCATACGagcatctattattattattattgttattattattattattattaggaaaCAAGCAATACGCACACCACAGCATTCGGGTAGCCGAGGAGGCCGAGTCGGGTCCAGAAGGCGAGCAGGGAGAGTAGCAGCAGACCCAGGTCCACACGAGCAGTCACCACCAGGGGGAGCTGCACCATCTTGTCCACTGTTATTGTTTCaacatttggtcatttttttactttaaatagTGTATAACGTAACTTAAAACGACAAAAGTTTAGATTACACTCATTTGCATACCGGAGTGCATGTTAAGCATTTAGTTGGTGACCGGGAAACATCATAGCCTTTAGCGTTAGCCACCCAGGCTAGCTGGCAAGTTGCACACGCATTGATGCTAGCTCCCCATGCTAACGCTCACCTCGTCACAGCGGGTCCGTCATGTGGCTCAGGTAGTTCGGATGGCTCAGTCGGACCATCCTGGAGGTAGTATAGCCTCGGACACCGGGGGACGCCGGGGGACACCGGGGGACACCGGGGGAAGCCGTCTCCCccgttagccgttagcgtgtgaGCGATGTTTCCCTGACGATTAGTGCTGCTTGTCGTTCGCTGATCAGCTAGGCAGcctgttgctatggaaacagcACTGCCTGAGCTGAGGTTTGGTTTGATTGATTTGTAGATTGACTTTTTCGTCCCAGCCGTACACAATAGTCATTTTATTACATCGTTTAGTAACTTATGTTAATTACTATTGTCTTAACAACCTTTCACGTTTTTGGATTAAAGTCCATCAAGTTGTAGAAGTTTATTTGACCAACATTTCAGCTGACAAGTCTAATAGAAAAAGAGTCGACACTAAGTTAATTATAAGAATAATTATAAATTGACCTTAAAAGCACGTCTTCCTGAAAGAACACGTGACCTGGGCAGGTCCGGTGTCATAGCAAAAACAACAGGAAATATTTGTATCACTGCTAGCTCGTCATTGCTAACACAGACAGACACGGACCTAATTTTGATTTCAGAGGTGGGTTGGCACAACTGGCTTAGGTTCGGCAGGGGGTgattcaaatattatttaaaccGAAATATATATTGAAGTCCGTCTGGCTGACGTGACCGAGGCAACAAACAgccaacatgttagcatttagcaccCCTGGCAACTAACCAAACGCCACAGGCCTTCCGGAGTGACAGTGGGGACGGCCAATCACACGTTGGCAAGACATTGCAAAGCCAATCGATGAGTTAATGGGCGGTCTCAAGGTGGATTGGCTTCAGTTGAAGTGCCCCGTTTGGGCTCGATCCCGGTGCTTGACGAGTTTGCATATTTAGTTTCTTTCGGCCATAGCggatatattttaatatgtggTAATTGGGTACAGTGTACCGTAATCGTTGTAGGGGACAAAACTGCCATTTGATAAACCCCCACCTCCTCACATAAAAATTACGTccgtgtacacaaacacacgcacatacacgcACCTCACATGCCAACACTCACTCACGTGACTCCACTCAGTAATTTATACTTAACTTGTGTATGAAACCTTGTGCACGTATGTCATGATGCAGTAGAGCGTGACGTGATGCCCATGTGTCACTATATGATGTGGTAGAGCGTGACGTGATGCCCATGTGTCACTATATGGTAGAGCGTgaagtgatgtcatgatgtgtCAATGTATGATGCGGTAGAGCGTAACGTGATGCCATGATGTGTCACTGTATGATGTGGTAGAGCGTGACGTGATGTCATGACGTGTCACTGTATGGTAGAGCGTGAtgtgatgtcatgatgtggtagagcgtgacatgatgtcatgatgtggtagagcgtgacatgatgtcatgatgtggtagagcgtgacgtgatgtcatgatgtggtaGAGCGTGACGCGATGTCATGATGTGGTAGAGCGTGAcgtgatgtcatgatgtggtagagcgtgacgtgatgtcatgatgtggtagagcgtgacgtgatgtcatgatgtggtaGAGCGTGACATGATGTCATGACGTGTCACTGTATGATGTGGTAGAGCGTGACATGATGTCATGACGTGTCACTGTATGATGTGGTAGAGCGTGAcgtgatgtcatgatgtggtaGAGCGTGACGCGATGTCATGACGTGTCACTGTATGATGTGGTAGAGCGTgacatgatgtcatgatgtggtagagcgtgacgtgatgtcatgatgtggtaGAGCGTGACGCGATGTCATGACGTGTCACTGTATGATGTGGTAGAGCGTgacatgatgtcatgatgtggtagagcgtgacgtgatgtcatgatgtggtaGAGCGTGACGCGATGTCATGACGTGTCACTGTATGATGTGGTAGAGCGTgacatgatgtcatgatgtggtagagcgtgacatgatgtcatgatgtggtagagcgtgacgtgatgtcatgatgtggtagagcgtgacgtgatgtcatgatgtggtaGAGCGTGACGCGATGTCATGACGTGTCACTGTATGATGTGGTAGAGCGTgacatgatgtcatgatgtggtagagcgtgacgtgatgtcatgatgtggtaGAGCGTGACGCGATGTCATGACGTGTCACTGTATGATGTGGTAGAGCGTgacatgatgtcatgatgtggtagagcgtgacatgatgtcatgatgtggtagagcgtgacgtgatgtcatgatgtggtagagcgtgacgtgatgtcatgatgtggtaGAGCGTGACGCGGTGTCACGACGTGTCACTGTATGATGTGGTAGAGCGTGACGTTGTAGAGGACCTGGCGGCCATTATTCCAGGCGTAGAGCGCCCTGTCTCGGGGGTTGTAGTCCAGCATGGACAGATGCCCGTAGGTGTTTCCGAGGGGGACGTCGATGTACTCATAGGTGGACGAGTTGGTGGCGAAGGCGTAGTAGACTTTGGTGGCGCCGGAGTAGCCGTTGGTGACGTACAGAGTTCCGCAGATCATGAAGGCCTCGCCAGCGCTGCGTTTGGGATGGTTGGTGGTCCAACTGCGGAGCACCTGAAGACTGTTTGGGTCCAACTGGCTGAGTACGATGTTTCCTGCGTTCTGATTGGTGGCGT
This DNA window, taken from Doryrhamphus excisus isolate RoL2022-K1 chromosome 4, RoL_Dexc_1.0, whole genome shotgun sequence, encodes the following:
- the pomt1 gene encoding protein O-mannosyl-transferase 1 → MVQLPLVVTARVDLGLLLLSLLAFWTRLGLLGYPNAVVFDEVYYGQFVSLYMKRIFFIDDSGPALGHMILAFGAYLGGFDGNFMWNRIGAEYPCSVSVWSLRLFPAVCGALCVPLGYCVLVELGFSHVSALGASLLLLLDNGLIVQSRFMLLESVVIFFIMLAFFSYLRFHNAPTSSSVRYCWLLLSGTSCSAAVGVKYMGVFSYLLLVGVASLHTWKLIGDRTVSALCVFVQCVCRGVCLCVVPVLLYVFWFYVHLSLLHRSGPHDQLMSPAFQASLEGGLSRITRGQPLEVAYGSQVTLRSSASQPIPCWLHSHKANYPIRYESGRGSSHQQQVTCYPFKDVNNWWIVKNPDRADLVAASPPRAVRHGDIVQLFHGMTSRFLNSHDVAAPVSPHAQEVSGYIDFNVSMPAQNLWRVDIVNREAESEVWKTILSEVRLVHVNTSAVLKLSGTSLPDWGFRQMEVVAEKMLKGPSSSVTWTVEEHRYGTSEEQKDREAELHSPTHIDVDRKISFWAKFVEVQWRMLMVKQEDSEHKYSSTPLEWITMETNIAYWLHPSTNAQIHLIGNPVSWGVANLSLLAYHMLAAVYLLRRRRGIRDIPDAAWERFVSLGQVCVGGWLVNFVPFVLMDKSLFLYHYLPALVFLHLLSAALLEHTHTHLLSKDTHRHVLRACACAALACVLLCYYLFRPLTFGSPELSANQLRALKWRNSWDILYRRR